A genomic stretch from Setaria viridis chromosome 1, Setaria_viridis_v4.0, whole genome shotgun sequence includes:
- the LOC140223103 gene encoding uncharacterized protein: MILVAIVAELMEEYMVLVARVLEQLLHGAPFPRRMRFLMLRSLPFAAPPLPPPPPAHALHVATRG, translated from the coding sequence ATGATCCTGGTGGCGATCGTGGCGGAGCTGATGGAGGAGTACATGGTGCTGGTGGCGCGGGTGCTGGAGCAGCTGCTCCACGGCGCGCCCTTCCCGCGCCGCATGCGCTTCCTCATGCTCCGGAGCCTCCccttcgccgcgccgccgctcccgccgccgccgcccgcgcacgCGCTCCACGTCGCCACCCGCGGCTGA